A genomic window from Sphingomonas taxi includes:
- the sseA gene encoding 3-mercaptopyruvate sulfurtransferase produces MDALVTTEWLAGELGASDLRIVDATYVDAALGRDVAADYEAAHIPGAVFLNLGELRDTDNPLPMMLPSAEKFASRMQSLGLGDGSRIVLYDDSPWHTAARAWWMLRTFGAHDVAILDGGLAKWRAEGRETASGKETLRHRHFTVWADHKGVRTLEQMKANLASGAEQVVDARSAARFTGEEPDPRPATHAGHIPGSKNLPYTGLFNSDGTWKRGDALATAFAQAGVDLDRPIALTCGSGITASTLAFGLHLLGKDAALYDGSWSEWGADRSTPKAMGAKETVDG; encoded by the coding sequence ATGGACGCGTTGGTGACCACCGAATGGCTTGCCGGGGAACTCGGTGCGAGCGATCTCAGGATCGTCGATGCCACCTATGTCGACGCGGCGCTCGGCCGCGACGTCGCTGCCGACTATGAGGCGGCGCATATCCCCGGCGCCGTGTTCCTGAACCTCGGCGAGCTGCGCGATACCGACAATCCGCTGCCGATGATGCTGCCGAGCGCGGAGAAGTTCGCCAGCCGCATGCAGAGCCTCGGGCTCGGCGACGGCAGCCGCATCGTGCTCTACGACGATTCGCCCTGGCATACCGCGGCGCGGGCGTGGTGGATGCTGCGCACCTTCGGCGCACACGACGTCGCGATCCTCGACGGCGGCCTCGCCAAATGGCGCGCCGAGGGGCGCGAGACGGCGAGCGGCAAGGAAACGCTGCGCCACCGCCACTTCACCGTCTGGGCGGATCACAAGGGCGTCCGCACGCTCGAGCAGATGAAGGCCAATCTCGCCAGCGGCGCCGAGCAGGTGGTCGATGCCCGCTCGGCGGCGCGCTTCACCGGCGAAGAACCCGATCCGCGCCCGGCGACGCACGCCGGTCATATCCCCGGCTCGAAGAACCTGCCCTATACCGGTCTCTTCAATTCCGACGGTACGTGGAAGCGGGGCGATGCACTCGCGACGGCGTTCGCGCAGGCGGGGGTCGATCTCGACCGGCCGATCGCATTGACCTGCGGCTCCGGGATCACCGCATCGACGCTCGCTTTCGGTCTGCACTTGCTCGGCAAGGACGCCGCGCTCTACGATGGCAGCTGGTCGGAATGGGGAGCGGATCGCTCGACGCCCAAGGCCATGGGAGCCAAGGAAACCGTTGACGGATGA
- a CDS encoding cryptochrome/photolyase family protein, which translates to MKTLVPVLGDQLSLSLSSLRDADPAETIVLMMEVGDETTYVRHHKQKIAYILSAMRHHAAALTDAGWTVDYVRLDDPDNSGSFTGEIARAVQRHAPERIVVTEAGEWRVVAMIESWETVFGIPVEIRSDDRFVCDHAEFEAWAKDRQQLTMEFFYRVMRRKTGLLMDGKQPTGERWNFDKENRKPAKNDLFMPRPHAFAPDAVTQEVLALVAERFADHPGTLDGFAYAVTAADAEKQAAYFFEKALPQFGDYEDAMLTGERYLWHSILSPYINSGLLDPLDLCRRAEAEYRAGRAPLNSVEGYVRQIIGWREYMRGIYWREGPDYVERNFLDHHRKLPGWYWTGETDMHCLKEAIGQTLATAHAHHIQRLMVTGNFALLIGADPAEVHRWYLEVYIDAYEWVELPNTLGMSQFGDGGLLGSKPYISSGAYIDRMSDYCGKCRYDVKQRVGENACPYNALYWDFLVRHEDKLGSNMRLRMPYSTWAKQSAQSQKDTRAQAATFLQALDTAGKDGY; encoded by the coding sequence ATGAAAACGCTGGTTCCGGTGCTGGGCGACCAGCTCAGCCTGTCCCTCTCCTCGCTGCGCGACGCCGATCCGGCCGAAACGATCGTGCTGATGATGGAGGTCGGCGACGAGACGACCTATGTCCGCCACCACAAGCAGAAGATCGCCTATATCCTGTCGGCGATGCGCCACCATGCCGCGGCGCTGACCGACGCCGGCTGGACGGTCGATTACGTCCGGCTCGACGATCCCGACAACAGCGGCAGCTTCACCGGCGAGATCGCCCGTGCCGTCCAGCGCCACGCTCCGGAGCGGATCGTCGTCACCGAGGCCGGCGAATGGCGCGTCGTCGCGATGATCGAGTCGTGGGAGACGGTCTTCGGCATCCCCGTCGAGATCCGCAGCGACGACCGTTTCGTCTGCGACCATGCCGAGTTCGAGGCCTGGGCGAAGGACCGCCAGCAACTGACGATGGAATTCTTCTACCGCGTCATGCGCCGCAAGACCGGGCTGCTGATGGACGGCAAGCAGCCGACGGGCGAGCGCTGGAATTTCGACAAGGAGAACCGCAAGCCGGCGAAGAACGACCTGTTCATGCCGCGGCCGCACGCCTTCGCCCCCGACGCGGTCACGCAGGAGGTGCTGGCGCTGGTCGCCGAGCGGTTCGCGGATCATCCCGGCACGCTCGACGGCTTCGCTTATGCGGTGACCGCGGCGGATGCCGAGAAACAGGCCGCCTATTTCTTCGAAAAGGCGTTGCCGCAATTCGGCGATTACGAGGACGCCATGCTGACCGGCGAGCGCTACCTCTGGCATTCGATCCTGTCGCCCTACATCAATTCCGGGCTGCTCGATCCGCTCGACCTGTGTCGGCGCGCCGAAGCGGAATATCGCGCCGGCCGCGCGCCGCTCAATTCGGTCGAAGGCTATGTCCGCCAGATCATCGGCTGGCGCGAATATATGCGCGGCATCTACTGGCGTGAGGGGCCGGACTACGTCGAGCGCAACTTCCTCGATCATCACCGCAAATTGCCCGGCTGGTATTGGACCGGCGAGACCGACATGCATTGCCTCAAGGAAGCGATCGGCCAGACGCTCGCCACCGCGCATGCGCATCACATCCAGCGCCTCATGGTCACCGGCAATTTCGCGCTGCTGATCGGCGCCGATCCGGCCGAGGTCCATCGCTGGTATCTCGAAGTCTATATCGACGCGTATGAATGGGTCGAGCTGCCCAACACGCTCGGCATGAGCCAGTTCGGCGACGGCGGGCTGCTCGGCTCGAAGCCCTATATCTCGTCGGGCGCCTATATCGACCGGATGAGCGACTATTGCGGCAAATGCCGCTACGACGTGAAGCAGCGCGTCGGCGAAAACGCCTGTCCGTACAATGCGCTATACTGGGATTTCCTCGTCCGCCACGAGGACAAGCTGGGCAGCAACATGCGGCTGCGCATGCCATATAGTACGTGGGCGAAGCAGTCTGCGCAATCTCAAAAGGATACACGCGCGCAAGCCGCAACATTCTTGCAGGCCCTCGACACGGCCGGGAAAGACGGCTATTGA